A genome region from Streptomyces sp. S4.7 includes the following:
- a CDS encoding phosphoribosylanthranilate isomerase yields MHNLYVKVCGLRKPAEVEAAVAGGASAVGFILTTSPRRLSPAEARPLAALVPPGVAKVAVFRGESLDEVRRAAAEAGADTVQLHGGEPPEAFAALRADGYRLIRATSPESGDPLTAGAYGEDMLIIDSARPGSGERWSPDSLPEQPTGAWVLSGGLSPDNVVDAVTALRPWGVDVSSGVESSRGVKDVGLIEKFLGAADAFRG; encoded by the coding sequence TTGCACAACTTGTACGTCAAGGTCTGCGGTCTGCGGAAGCCCGCCGAGGTCGAGGCCGCCGTGGCCGGCGGGGCCTCCGCGGTCGGGTTCATCCTGACGACGAGCCCCCGCCGGCTGTCCCCCGCCGAGGCGCGCCCGCTCGCCGCGCTCGTACCGCCCGGTGTCGCCAAGGTCGCGGTCTTCCGCGGTGAGTCGCTGGACGAGGTGCGCCGGGCGGCGGCCGAGGCGGGCGCTGACACCGTCCAGCTGCACGGCGGCGAGCCGCCCGAGGCGTTCGCCGCGCTGCGCGCCGACGGATACCGTCTCATCCGCGCCACCTCGCCGGAGTCGGGCGATCCGCTGACGGCGGGCGCGTACGGCGAGGACATGCTCATCATCGACTCGGCGCGGCCGGGCTCCGGCGAACGCTGGTCCCCGGACTCGCTGCCGGAGCAGCCGACGGGTGCGTGGGTGCTGTCCGGCGGACTCTCGCCGGACAACGTGGTGGATGCCGTGACGGCGCTGCGGCCGTGGGGCGTCGACGTGTCGAGCGGGGTGGAGAGCAGCCGGGGTGTGAAGGACGTGGGCCTGATCGAGAAGTTCCTCGGGGCGGCCGACGCGTTCCGCGGCTGA
- the pcaB gene encoding 3-carboxy-cis,cis-muconate cycloisomerase, producing the protein MTNSQPPADTGLFSPVRSGTPAEAATSDTACLQAMLDTEAALARVQARLGTVPESAARAIGEAARAEHFDLYELAVQARGAANPVVPLVRRLTALVAAADADAAHSVHQGSTSQDILDTGLMLVAARTLDLVLADLDRTAAALARLAARHRDTPMAARTLGQHAVPTTFGLKAAGWLQGVLDARDRLRRVRAQGLPVQLGGAAGTMAGYLEYALLHAPDAADDGGRRCIEELPGALAAELDLTEPLVPWHTVRTPLADLGAALALLTGALGGIAADVQLLSRTETGELAEPAAEGRGTSSAMPHKRNPALSALIRAASYQVPSLVGTLMQVSVHDDERPSGAWHAEWLPLRDCLRLAGGAAHTAAELTEGLTVHEDRMLANLELTGGLVVSERLAALLSVELGRAEAKALLGRASAEAAGSGRHLADVLAETPGLAGRRSADDLRKLSDPAHYTGAAGQLVDRVLGRHRTDRPAD; encoded by the coding sequence ATGACGAACAGTCAGCCCCCGGCCGACACAGGGCTTTTCTCGCCGGTCCGGTCGGGCACCCCGGCCGAGGCCGCCACGAGTGACACCGCGTGCCTCCAGGCCATGCTCGACACCGAAGCGGCCCTCGCGCGGGTACAGGCCCGGCTCGGCACCGTACCCGAGTCCGCCGCCCGCGCCATCGGCGAGGCCGCGCGCGCCGAACACTTCGACCTCTACGAGCTGGCGGTCCAGGCGCGCGGCGCCGCCAACCCGGTCGTCCCTCTCGTACGGCGGCTGACCGCGCTGGTCGCGGCCGCGGACGCCGACGCCGCCCACAGCGTCCACCAGGGCTCCACCAGCCAGGACATCCTCGACACCGGCCTCATGCTGGTCGCCGCCCGCACCCTCGACCTCGTCCTCGCCGACCTGGACCGGACCGCCGCCGCGCTGGCCCGGCTCGCCGCCCGGCACCGCGACACCCCCATGGCCGCCCGCACCCTCGGCCAGCACGCCGTCCCGACCACGTTCGGTCTCAAGGCCGCCGGCTGGCTCCAAGGTGTGCTCGACGCACGGGACCGGCTGCGCCGGGTGCGCGCCCAGGGGCTGCCGGTCCAACTCGGCGGCGCGGCGGGCACGATGGCCGGATATCTGGAGTACGCGCTCCTGCACGCACCGGACGCCGCCGACGACGGCGGGCGGCGCTGCATCGAGGAGCTGCCCGGCGCGCTCGCCGCGGAGCTGGACCTCACCGAACCGCTCGTGCCCTGGCACACCGTCCGAACGCCCCTCGCCGACCTCGGCGCGGCGCTCGCCCTGCTGACCGGCGCGCTCGGCGGTATCGCGGCGGACGTCCAGCTGCTGTCCCGCACCGAGACGGGCGAGCTGGCGGAACCGGCCGCCGAGGGCCGGGGCACGTCCTCCGCCATGCCGCACAAGCGCAACCCCGCGCTCTCGGCACTGATCCGCGCGGCCTCCTACCAGGTGCCCTCCCTCGTCGGCACCCTCATGCAGGTGTCGGTCCACGACGACGAGCGGCCCTCCGGGGCCTGGCACGCCGAATGGCTGCCGCTGCGCGACTGCCTGCGCCTGGCGGGCGGCGCGGCGCACACCGCCGCGGAGCTGACGGAGGGTCTGACCGTCCACGAGGACCGGATGCTGGCCAATCTGGAGCTGACGGGCGGTCTGGTCGTCTCCGAACGGCTCGCGGCCCTGCTCTCCGTCGAACTCGGCAGGGCCGAGGCGAAGGCCCTGCTCGGGCGGGCGTCGGCAGAGGCCGCCGGCTCCGGCAGGCACCTCGCGGACGTCCTGGCCGAAACCCCCGGCCTGGCCGGCCGTCGATCGGCCGACGACCTCCGCAAGCTGTCGGATCCGGCGCACTACACGGGCGCGGCGGGCCAGTTGGTGGACCGGGTGCTCGGCCGCCACCGCACCGACCGGCCCGCGGACTGA
- a CDS encoding FAD/NAD(P)-binding protein, whose amino-acid sequence MSDGHLEVCIVGAGPRGLSVLERLCVNARRGLPDGSTLTVHIVDPHRPGAGGVWRTDQSHHLLMNTVASQVTLFTDESVEIDGELAPGPSLYDWAVRTAAAPGEGTGEAYDDQVRAEARDLTPDSYPTRAFYGHYLEWVFRHVVRTAPAHVRVVVHPSRAVRLDGAPDGPQGLCLADGSRVDGLDAVVLAQGHLPVRGGPGERELADFARTHALTYVPPANPADTDLSAVRPGEAVALRGLGLNFFDHLTLFTLGRGGTYTREDGRLVYGPSGREPRLYAASRRGIPYHSRGRNQKGAHGRHIPRVLTPEVLERLRTAARLGGGLDFGRDLWPLIAKEVETVYYTALLARRVGGSEAGRFGDRYLKPAWGSAEESDLLDAYGIGPEAHWDWKHLSLPHADQGFRSAGDHREWLLDILRRDLAESEAGNVEGPLKSALDVLRDLRNEIRLVVDHGGLTGSSHRDDLERWYTPLNAFLSIGPPAARIEQMIALIEAGVLDVLGPDMRVGTDPDQGVFTVEAPAVPGSATRVTTLVEARLPEPDLRRTTDPLLTDLLATGQCRPYAIADPELGAYETGGLAVTPRPYRLVDTEGRAHPRRFAYGVPTESVHWATAAGVRPGVNSVTLGDSDAISLAVLALPAGPPRPPVTDHQKSRTT is encoded by the coding sequence GTGAGTGACGGACATCTGGAGGTCTGCATCGTCGGCGCCGGGCCTCGTGGGCTCTCGGTGCTGGAACGGCTCTGCGTCAACGCGCGCCGGGGGCTGCCGGACGGCTCCACCCTCACGGTGCACATCGTGGACCCGCACCGCCCCGGCGCGGGCGGGGTGTGGCGCACCGACCAGTCCCACCATCTGCTGATGAACACCGTCGCCTCGCAGGTCACGCTGTTCACCGACGAGAGCGTGGAGATCGACGGCGAACTCGCCCCCGGCCCCAGCCTGTACGACTGGGCGGTCCGGACGGCGGCGGCGCCGGGGGAGGGCACCGGGGAGGCGTACGACGACCAGGTGCGCGCCGAGGCCCGCGACCTCACCCCGGACTCCTACCCGACCCGCGCCTTCTACGGCCACTACCTGGAGTGGGTCTTCCGGCACGTCGTCCGCACCGCGCCCGCGCACGTCCGCGTCGTCGTCCACCCGTCGCGGGCGGTCCGGCTGGACGGCGCCCCCGACGGCCCGCAGGGTCTGTGCCTCGCCGACGGCTCCCGCGTCGACGGCCTGGACGCGGTCGTCCTGGCCCAGGGCCACCTCCCCGTCCGGGGCGGCCCCGGCGAGCGCGAACTCGCCGACTTCGCGCGGACCCACGCGCTGACCTACGTCCCGCCGGCCAACCCCGCCGACACCGACCTGTCCGCCGTCCGGCCGGGCGAGGCCGTCGCCCTGCGCGGACTCGGACTCAACTTCTTCGACCATCTGACACTGTTCACGCTCGGCCGGGGCGGCACGTACACCCGCGAGGACGGCCGGCTCGTCTACGGCCCGTCCGGACGCGAACCGCGCCTGTACGCCGCCTCCCGGCGCGGCATCCCGTACCACTCACGGGGCCGCAACCAGAAGGGCGCGCACGGCCGGCACATCCCACGGGTCCTCACCCCGGAGGTGCTGGAGCGGCTGCGCACCGCCGCCCGGCTCGGCGGCGGACTCGACTTCGGCCGCGACCTGTGGCCGCTGATCGCCAAGGAGGTCGAGACCGTCTACTACACGGCGCTGCTCGCCCGGCGCGTCGGCGGGAGCGAGGCCGGCCGGTTCGGCGACCGGTATCTGAAACCGGCCTGGGGATCGGCCGAGGAGTCCGACCTGCTCGACGCGTACGGCATCGGCCCCGAGGCCCACTGGGACTGGAAGCACCTCTCCCTGCCCCACGCCGACCAGGGGTTCAGGAGCGCCGGGGACCACCGCGAATGGCTGCTGGACATCCTGCGCCGGGATCTCGCCGAGTCCGAGGCGGGCAACGTCGAAGGCCCGCTCAAGTCCGCCCTCGACGTACTGCGGGACCTGCGCAACGAGATCCGCCTGGTGGTCGACCACGGCGGACTCACCGGCAGCTCGCACCGCGACGACCTGGAGCGCTGGTACACCCCGCTCAACGCCTTCCTGTCCATCGGACCGCCGGCCGCCCGGATCGAGCAGATGATCGCGCTCATCGAGGCCGGGGTGCTGGACGTCCTCGGCCCCGACATGCGCGTCGGCACCGACCCGGACCAGGGCGTCTTCACCGTCGAGGCGCCCGCCGTGCCCGGCTCCGCGACCCGCGTCACCACCCTGGTCGAGGCCCGGCTGCCCGAGCCCGACCTGCGCCGGACGACCGACCCGCTGCTGACCGACCTGCTGGCCACGGGGCAGTGCCGCCCCTACGCGATAGCCGACCCGGAACTCGGCGCGTACGAGACCGGCGGCCTGGCCGTCACGCCCCGGCCCTACCGGCTGGTGGACACCGAGGGTCGCGCCCACCCCCGGCGCTTCGCCTACGGTGTACCGACCGAGTCCGTGCACTGGGCGACCGCCGCCGGGGTCCGCCCCGGTGTCAACTCGGTGACCCTGGGTGACTCCGACGCGATCTCCCTGGCCGTCCTGGCCCTGCCCGCCGGCCCGCCCCGGCCTCCGGTGACGGACCACCAGAAGTCCAGGACCACGTGA
- a CDS encoding phospholipase D-like domain-containing protein, whose translation MRRRLERLIGIAMTEGNALVPLRNGDEIFASMLESIRGAEHTVDMMTFVYWRGDIAHEFARALSERARAGVRVRLLLDGFGSRLIEKDQLAAMEDAGVQVAWFRKPLYLSPLKQNHRCHRKVLVVDETTAFTGGVGIAEEWCGDARNENEWRDTHVRVRGAAVDGIAAAFTQNWAECHDEMFDERDRFVEQDAYGDAIVQVVRGSASFGWQDMQTLIRVMLESAEERVRLATAYFAPDEYFVELLCATARRGVSVEILLPGPHTDKRVCLLAGQRYYERLAACGVKIHQYRPTMMHAKIITVDSIASLIGSTNFNRRSLDHDEEVMLAVLDAAFTATLDEHFEEDLTLSEPICPRRWKRRSLVRRAQEATVVPIRRYL comes from the coding sequence ATACGACGGCGCCTGGAGCGGCTGATCGGTATCGCCATGACCGAGGGCAACGCGCTCGTCCCGCTGCGGAACGGCGACGAGATCTTCGCGTCGATGCTGGAGAGCATCCGTGGCGCCGAGCACACCGTCGACATGATGACCTTCGTCTACTGGCGCGGTGACATCGCCCACGAGTTCGCGCGGGCGCTGAGCGAGCGGGCCCGCGCCGGGGTGCGGGTGCGGCTGCTGCTCGACGGCTTCGGCAGCCGGCTGATCGAGAAGGACCAGCTGGCCGCGATGGAGGACGCCGGGGTCCAGGTGGCCTGGTTCCGCAAGCCGCTGTACCTCTCGCCGCTGAAGCAGAACCACCGCTGCCACCGCAAGGTGCTCGTCGTGGACGAGACGACCGCGTTCACGGGCGGTGTGGGCATCGCCGAGGAGTGGTGCGGCGACGCGCGGAACGAGAACGAGTGGCGCGACACGCATGTACGGGTCCGGGGGGCCGCGGTGGACGGGATCGCCGCCGCGTTCACCCAGAACTGGGCGGAGTGCCACGACGAGATGTTCGACGAGCGGGACCGGTTCGTCGAGCAGGACGCGTACGGTGACGCGATCGTGCAGGTGGTGCGCGGGTCGGCCAGCTTCGGCTGGCAGGACATGCAGACCCTGATCCGGGTCATGCTGGAGTCGGCGGAGGAGCGCGTACGGCTGGCCACGGCGTACTTCGCGCCGGACGAGTACTTCGTCGAGCTGCTGTGCGCGACGGCCCGGCGCGGGGTCTCGGTGGAGATCCTGCTGCCGGGGCCGCACACGGACAAGCGGGTCTGTCTGCTGGCCGGTCAGCGGTACTACGAGCGGCTGGCGGCGTGCGGCGTGAAGATCCACCAGTACCGGCCGACGATGATGCACGCGAAGATCATCACCGTTGACTCGATCGCCTCGCTGATCGGGTCCACGAACTTCAACCGGCGTTCGCTGGACCACGACGAGGAGGTCATGCTCGCCGTACTGGACGCGGCCTTCACGGCCACACTGGACGAGCACTTCGAAGAGGATCTGACGCTGAGCGAGCCGATCTGTCCGCGCCGCTGGAAGCGGCGCTCGCTGGTGCGGCGGGCACAGGAGGCGACGGTGGTCCCGATCCGCCGCTATCTGTGA
- the ppk2 gene encoding polyphosphate kinase 2: MSPDEDVEKVLLDGLTVDDRDPQQPVLLDKSGRPVRTWRQNYPYEKKMRRREYERTKRTLQIELLKLQRWVKDTGQRVVVVCEGRDAAGKGGTIQRFTERLNPRGARVVALEKPTEREAGQWYFQRYVAHLPSAGEIVFFDRSWYNRSGVERVMGFCTPAEYEHFLHQAPQFERMLTDDGILLVKFWFSVSHDEQRTRFAIRQIDPVRQWKLSPTDLASLDLWDAYTAAKVDMFRATDTAHAPWTVVKNNDKKRGRLEAMRSLLWRVDYELKDESAVGEPDPLIVGPADTLLEEGEESTDLSPTPLASRPHGPGDHPPKTESDPRPKPKPMS; the protein is encoded by the coding sequence ATGTCGCCGGATGAGGACGTCGAGAAGGTCCTCCTCGACGGGCTGACGGTCGACGACCGGGACCCCCAGCAGCCCGTCCTGCTCGACAAGTCCGGTCGCCCTGTGAGGACATGGCGGCAGAACTACCCGTACGAGAAGAAGATGCGCCGCCGCGAGTACGAGCGGACGAAGCGTACGCTCCAGATCGAACTGCTCAAGTTGCAGCGCTGGGTCAAGGACACCGGCCAGCGGGTGGTCGTGGTCTGCGAGGGCCGGGACGCGGCGGGCAAGGGCGGCACCATCCAGCGGTTCACCGAGCGGCTCAACCCGCGTGGCGCCCGCGTGGTGGCCCTGGAGAAGCCCACTGAGCGAGAAGCCGGGCAGTGGTACTTCCAGCGGTACGTCGCGCATCTGCCCTCCGCCGGGGAGATCGTCTTCTTCGACCGCTCCTGGTACAACCGGTCCGGTGTCGAGCGGGTGATGGGCTTCTGCACCCCGGCCGAGTACGAGCACTTCCTCCACCAGGCGCCCCAGTTCGAGCGGATGCTCACCGACGACGGCATCCTGCTGGTCAAGTTCTGGTTCTCGGTCTCGCACGACGAGCAGCGCACCCGCTTCGCGATCCGGCAGATCGATCCCGTACGGCAGTGGAAGCTCTCGCCCACCGACCTCGCGTCGCTCGACCTCTGGGACGCCTACACCGCGGCCAAGGTCGACATGTTCCGGGCCACCGACACGGCGCACGCGCCCTGGACCGTGGTCAAGAACAACGACAAGAAGCGGGGACGGCTGGAGGCCATGCGCAGCCTGCTGTGGCGGGTGGACTACGAGCTGAAGGACGAGTCGGCCGTCGGCGAGCCCGACCCGCTCATCGTGGGTCCGGCCGACACCCTGCTCGAAGAGGGCGAGGAGAGCACGGACCTCTCCCCGACCCCGCTCGCCTCACGGCCCCACGGCCCCGGTGACCACCCGCCGAAGACGGAGTCGGATCCGAGGCCGAAGCCGAAGCCGATGAGCTGA